In one Nicotiana sylvestris chromosome 8, ASM39365v2, whole genome shotgun sequence genomic region, the following are encoded:
- the LOC104222277 gene encoding AAA-ATPase At5g57480-like: MRELWTTLASMMGVWAFSQSLLQTVFPAEVRFASLKFIHRICNWFSAYCYYDITEIDGVNTNELYNAVQLYLSSSASITGNRLSLTRGLNSSSITFGLSNNDSLIDTFNGVKVLWEHVVIPRQAQTFSWRPLPEEKRGFLLRAKKKDKAVVLGSYLDFVMEKANEIRRKNQDRLLYTNSRGGSLDSRGHPWESVPFKHPSTFDTLAMDPHKKAEIMADLLDFANGESFYQTTGRAWKRGYLLYGPPGTGKSSMIAAMANFLGYDIYDLELTEVHTNSELRKLLMKTSSKSIIVIEDIDCSINLTNRKNNSTHSFSPPGAGAGAGSNEDGGNTITLSGLLNFTDGLWSCCGTERIFVFTTNHIEKLDPALLRSGRMDMHIHMSYCSFAALKILLKNYLGYDDDDVEKQLLEQLEQVIEKAEMTPADISEVLIKNRRNKNKAVWELLEALRTRAERNDAVKSSADDEEQEKRALESPKEAKCDEEKESSG, from the coding sequence ATGAGAGAATTGTGGACAACGCTGGCATCAATGATGGGGGTATGGGCTTTCAGTCAAAGCCTCCTTCAAACAGTTTTCCCAGCAGAAGTCCGTTTTGCGTCCCTCAAATTCATCCATCGCATCTGCAACTGGTTCTCTGCCTATTGCTACTATGACATAACGGAGATCGACGGCGTTAATACGAATGAGCTTTACAACGCCGTTCAACTCTACCTGAGCAGCTCTGCCTCCATCACCGGGAATCGCCTCAGTCTCACAAGGGGACTCAATTCCAGCAGCATCACTTTTGGGCTGTCCAATAACGATTCCCTCATTGACACATTCAATGGTGTTAAAGTCCTGTGGGAACACGTGGTCATCCCAAGGCAGGCCCAGACATTTTCATGGCGTCCGCTCCCAGAAGAGAAAAGGGGTTTCCTCCTACGTGCCAAGAAGAAAGACAAAGCAGTGGTGTTGGGCTCTTATCTGGATTTTGTCATGGAAAAGGCAAATGAAATTAGGAGGAAAAACCAAGATCGGTTGCTGTACACGAATTCACGTGGGGGTTCACTTGATTCCAGAGGCCATCCTTGGGAGTCGGTACCCTTTAAACATCCCAGTACTTTTGATACACTTGCTATGGATCCTCACAAAAAGGCTGAGATTATGGCAGATCTTTTGGATTTTGCGAATGGAGAATCTTTTTATCAGACAACTGGGAGGGCTTGGAAAAGGGGTTACCTTCTTTACGGACCACCAGGGACAGGCAAGTCTAGCATGATTGCTGCCATGGCCAATTTTCTTGGTTATGATATTTATGATCTTGAATTAACCGAGGTCCACACTAACTCCGAGCTCAGGAAGTTGTTGATGAAGACGAGTTCTAAATCTATCATTGTCATTGAGGATATTGATTGCTCTATCAATTTGACTAACAGGAAAAATAATAGCACCCATTCATTCTCACCTCCAGGAGCAGGAGCAGGAGCAGGGAGCAATGAAGACGGTGGGAATACTATAACTCTTTCTGGTTTGTTAAATTTTACTGATGGTTTGTGGTCATGTTGTGGCACTGAGAGGATATTTGTGTTCACAACTAATCACATTGAGAAGCTTGATCCTGCACTGTTGAGGAGTGGGAGAATGGACATGCACATTCACATGAGTTATTGCTCTTTTGCCGCACTCAAGATTCTCTTGAAGAATTACTTGGGATACGACGATGATGATGTGGAGAAGCAACTTCTTGAGCAATTAGAGCAAGTAATTGAAAAAGCTGAAATGACACCTGCTGATATAAGTGAGGTGTTAATCAAGAATAGGAGGAATAAAAACAAGGCTGTTTGGGAATTGCTAGAAGCTTTGAGGACAAGGGCTGAGAGGAATGATGCTGTAAAATCAAGTGCGGACGATGAAGAGCAAGAGAAAAGGGCATTAGAGAGTCCTAAAGAAGCAAAGTGTGACGAGGAAAAAGAATCATCAGGATGA